In uncultured Cohaesibacter sp., a genomic segment contains:
- the ugpC gene encoding sn-glycerol-3-phosphate ABC transporter ATP-binding protein UgpC: MASIELKAVEKWFGELQVIKGVDLAIEEGEFIIFVGPSGCGKSTLLRTIAGLEECSRGEILIEGRNVTAEPPAARGLAMVFQSYALYPHMNVRDNMGFGLKTAGTPKAEIEEKVNEAARALKLEPYLDRKPKELSGGQRQRVAIGRSIVRNPTAFMFDEPLSNLDAALRVEMRYELAKLHRELASTMIYVTHDQVEAMTLADRIVVLRDGIIEQVGSPRELYERPGNLFVAQFIGSPKMNIMPCRTEGDAYVLEGGRGGPQTQPGVASYIGVRPEAITIGQKGEGQCDGVVDIVEYLGSDTHLLVDCGGLGAIGVRLDGDATVKPGDVVGLIFNPGKLHFFDDAGLALPKG, from the coding sequence ATGGCATCGATTGAACTCAAGGCCGTGGAGAAATGGTTTGGTGAGCTGCAAGTCATCAAGGGTGTTGATCTGGCGATCGAGGAGGGGGAGTTCATCATTTTCGTCGGGCCGTCGGGTTGCGGGAAATCCACCTTGCTCAGGACCATCGCGGGGCTGGAGGAGTGTTCGCGCGGGGAAATCCTGATTGAGGGCCGAAACGTGACCGCTGAGCCGCCCGCTGCCCGTGGCCTTGCCATGGTGTTCCAGTCCTATGCGCTCTATCCGCACATGAATGTGCGCGACAACATGGGCTTCGGCCTCAAGACCGCAGGGACGCCCAAGGCGGAAATCGAGGAAAAGGTCAACGAGGCGGCAAGGGCCCTGAAACTTGAGCCCTATCTCGACCGCAAGCCCAAGGAACTGTCCGGCGGGCAGCGCCAGCGAGTGGCGATCGGTCGCTCCATCGTGCGCAATCCCACCGCCTTCATGTTCGACGAACCGCTTTCCAACCTTGATGCGGCGCTCAGGGTCGAGATGCGCTATGAGCTGGCCAAACTGCACAGGGAACTGGCCTCGACCATGATCTATGTAACCCACGATCAGGTGGAAGCCATGACGCTGGCCGACCGGATCGTTGTTCTGAGGGATGGCATCATCGAGCAGGTGGGCTCGCCGCGCGAACTCTATGAGCGGCCGGGCAACCTGTTTGTCGCCCAGTTCATCGGCTCACCGAAGATGAATATCATGCCCTGCCGCACCGAAGGGGACGCCTATGTGCTGGAAGGCGGCCGGGGTGGCCCGCAAACCCAGCCGGGTGTCGCCAGCTATATCGGGGTGCGCCCGGAAGCGATCACCATCGGGCAAAAGGGGGAAGGACAGTGTGACGGGGTCGTTGATATTGTTGAATATCTCGGCTCAGATACGCATCTGCTGGTCGATTGCGGCGGCTTGGGTGCCATCGGTGTTCGGCTGGATGGCGATGCAACTGTCAAACCCGGCGATGTGGTGGGGTTGATCTTCAATCCCGGCAAGCTGCATTTCTTTGATGATGCCGGGCTGGCCCTGCCCAAAGGTTGA
- a CDS encoding carbohydrate ABC transporter permease yields MKQGYLLAGVVGILWSLTIIVCLTIVMAFSTGLPVRPVWLASALQGAAIGLVALYLPSRILGLLISFALVLGISLLQPFGIGLGQKSLAQGIGVLTLGLGLYFPLRAMAQGLPVGRLTRHQFEEGIVRFLTGFGYVFFTAIVIVPFYVMLMTSVKGQQALLLNPLDFSIEWEKGWGLFRSYKELFLEHHFGRYLATSFFVSVATVLVTLLFSVPGAYAVARLRFKGQAVMSRSILLIYMVPMIVLALPIYVGFSMFGLRNSLFGLLLIYPVTTIPVALYMLQGYFRGLPGEIEEAGLMDGLSRLGVIWKITLPLSLPALASVSLYVFMIAWNEFLLAFMLLDDPSKFTLTRGVTMLNSSEVPRQHLMAGAVIATLPILALFLGLERFMTKGLTAGSVKG; encoded by the coding sequence ATGAAACAGGGATATCTGCTTGCGGGCGTGGTGGGCATCCTCTGGAGCCTTACCATCATCGTCTGTCTGACCATCGTGATGGCCTTCTCCACCGGTCTGCCGGTGCGGCCGGTCTGGCTCGCGTCTGCCCTGCAAGGGGCGGCAATCGGACTGGTGGCCCTTTATCTGCCCAGCCGGATCCTCGGTCTTCTGATCAGTTTCGCGCTGGTGCTCGGCATCAGCCTGTTGCAGCCGTTCGGCATCGGACTTGGGCAAAAGAGCCTTGCACAGGGGATTGGCGTATTGACGCTTGGCCTCGGGCTCTATTTCCCGCTGCGTGCCATGGCGCAGGGGCTGCCGGTGGGCAGGCTCACGCGGCATCAGTTTGAGGAAGGCATCGTGCGGTTTCTGACCGGCTTTGGCTATGTCTTCTTCACCGCCATTGTCATTGTCCCTTTCTATGTGATGCTGATGACCTCGGTGAAGGGGCAACAGGCGCTGCTGCTCAATCCGCTCGACTTCTCGATCGAATGGGAAAAGGGCTGGGGGTTGTTCCGCTCCTACAAGGAACTGTTCCTTGAACATCACTTCGGACGCTATCTGGCCACTTCCTTTTTCGTATCGGTCGCGACCGTCCTGGTGACGCTGCTGTTCAGTGTGCCGGGGGCCTATGCCGTGGCACGGTTGCGCTTCAAGGGACAGGCGGTGATGTCCCGCTCGATCCTGCTCATCTACATGGTGCCGATGATCGTTCTGGCTCTGCCGATCTATGTGGGCTTCTCGATGTTCGGCCTCAGAAACTCGCTGTTCGGTCTGCTGCTGATCTATCCGGTGACGACGATCCCGGTGGCGCTCTACATGTTGCAGGGTTACTTCCGCGGCCTGCCTGGCGAGATCGAGGAAGCTGGCCTGATGGATGGTCTTTCGCGGCTCGGGGTGATCTGGAAGATCACATTGCCGTTATCGCTGCCCGCTCTGGCATCGGTTTCGCTTTATGTCTTCATGATCGCCTGGAACGAGTTCCTGCTCGCTTTCATGCTGCTGGATGATCCGAGCAAATTCACGCTGACGCGTGGCGTGACCATGCTCAACTCCTCCGAGGTGCCCCGACAGCACCTGATGGCCGGGGCGGTGATCGCCACTCTGCCGATCCTGGCGCTGTTCCTGGGACTCGAGCGCTTCATGACCAAAGGCCTGACCGCAGGCTCTGTTAAAGGATAA
- a CDS encoding sugar ABC transporter permease — MSTTEFSSSAAGSGRQVPSSVPPPSGPLARREARLAWGLLTPTLLSVALVIILPLIAIFWISAKPIGLSDLRPTTPDVYERMRGKVTAAGDTAVIEYRLKNSSREKSIRSVTMTDQWPAGLEAEGLDARCTIATGTLSCNLGDWAPGYNERLRIDVVAGQGFVDSGINIRDSEPVMHGEANSDLFNLTFTWDNFRSVFDSGEFLEVLWVTLFYTIVGTIGALVVGMLAALMLNKSFTGQGILRGLFLFPYVAPVIAVAFTWVTLLDPFSGSFNALLVQMGLIDTPINFFGQRPLALFTVTAFEIWRYFPLSFLFILARMQSIDNDIYEAADMDGASPFQKFYYLSLPQLMGILSVLFLLRFIWTFNKFDDIFLMTGGNAGTRTLTVNVYEQAFAISNIGAGAAVAVVIFGCLLAFSFFFFKFLSREEGL, encoded by the coding sequence ATGTCGACAACCGAATTTTCCTCCAGTGCTGCAGGCAGTGGGCGGCAGGTGCCGTCATCTGTTCCTCCTCCCTCTGGGCCGCTGGCCAGACGGGAAGCGCGCCTTGCCTGGGGCCTCTTGACGCCAACCCTGCTCAGCGTTGCGCTTGTCATCATCCTGCCACTCATCGCGATCTTCTGGATCAGCGCCAAGCCCATCGGTCTCAGTGATCTCAGGCCAACCACGCCGGACGTCTATGAACGGATGCGCGGCAAGGTCACCGCTGCCGGTGACACGGCTGTCATCGAATATCGTCTGAAGAATTCCTCGCGCGAGAAATCGATCCGGTCCGTGACCATGACGGACCAGTGGCCTGCCGGGCTGGAAGCTGAAGGGCTGGATGCCCGCTGCACAATTGCAACCGGGACGCTTTCCTGCAATCTGGGGGATTGGGCGCCGGGCTATAACGAACGCCTGCGTATCGATGTGGTGGCCGGGCAGGGGTTTGTCGATAGCGGCATCAATATTCGCGATAGCGAGCCGGTCATGCATGGCGAGGCGAATTCGGACCTGTTCAACCTCACCTTCACCTGGGATAATTTCCGGTCGGTGTTTGACAGCGGCGAATTTCTGGAAGTGCTGTGGGTGACGCTGTTCTACACCATCGTCGGTACGATTGGGGCGCTGGTCGTCGGCATGCTCGCCGCCCTGATGCTCAACAAGAGCTTCACCGGGCAGGGCATCCTGCGCGGGCTGTTCCTGTTTCCCTATGTGGCCCCGGTCATCGCGGTGGCCTTCACTTGGGTGACGCTGCTGGACCCCTTTTCCGGTTCCTTCAATGCGCTGCTGGTGCAGATGGGGCTGATCGATACACCGATCAACTTTTTCGGTCAGCGGCCACTGGCGCTGTTCACCGTAACGGCGTTCGAGATCTGGCGCTATTTCCCGCTGTCCTTCCTGTTCATTCTGGCGCGCATGCAGTCGATCGACAATGACATCTACGAGGCGGCAGACATGGACGGGGCATCGCCGTTCCAGAAATTCTACTATCTGTCGCTGCCGCAGCTGATGGGCATCCTGTCGGTGCTGTTCCTGCTGCGCTTCATCTGGACCTTCAACAAGTTCGACGACATCTTCCTGATGACGGGCGGCAACGCGGGCACGCGCACGCTCACGGTCAATGTCTACGAGCAGGCCTTTGCCATTTCCAACATCGGAGCGGGGGCGGCTGTGGCCGTGGTCATCTTCGGCTGTCTTCTGGCCTTCTCCTTCTTCTTCTTCAAATTCCTTTCAAGGGAGGAAGGGCTATGA
- a CDS encoding substrate-binding domain-containing protein encodes MQKSEDHDGKRRQSRKSRVTIKEVAYVLGISKSTVSRALNGYADISEHTRLKVQRAAQDLGYKPMIHAQAIRTGLVRSLGMVLNADSHDGHRPFLADFIDGISRRASQDNWTLTVATASNALEVLNTIKRLSDEHAVDGFILPRTRIVDPRVAYLVKAQVPFIMFGRTGDDTDCGWYDIDAAMAMEQAVLRLAGMGHRRIGFINGLERYMYAKVRYEGYCMGLGKAGLAYEDALVRRDAVTRRDGAREGAELLDLPERPTAIVCAVDLAALGVYRAAADRRLEIGRDLSIISYDGIAEGEYAIPPLTSFFVDNRAAGEHLADLLIRRIQGGAPETLRQLGEAQLIVRASDGPPVN; translated from the coding sequence GTGCAAAAGTCTGAAGACCATGATGGCAAGAGGCGTCAAAGCAGAAAATCGAGGGTTACCATCAAGGAAGTCGCCTATGTTCTGGGCATTTCCAAGAGTACCGTTTCGAGGGCGCTCAATGGCTATGCCGATATCTCTGAGCATACCCGGCTGAAGGTTCAGCGGGCGGCTCAGGATCTGGGCTATAAACCGATGATCCATGCGCAGGCCATTCGCACCGGGCTGGTGCGGTCGCTTGGCATGGTGCTCAATGCCGACAGCCATGATGGTCACCGACCGTTTCTTGCCGACTTCATCGATGGCATTTCCCGTCGCGCCAGTCAGGACAACTGGACGCTGACGGTGGCGACCGCATCAAATGCGCTGGAGGTGCTGAACACGATCAAGCGCCTGAGCGACGAGCATGCGGTTGACGGCTTCATCCTGCCGCGAACGCGCATTGTCGATCCTCGCGTCGCGTATCTGGTCAAGGCCCAGGTTCCCTTCATCATGTTCGGGCGCACAGGCGATGATACCGATTGCGGCTGGTATGACATTGATGCGGCGATGGCCATGGAGCAGGCCGTGCTGCGGCTGGCGGGCATGGGGCACAGGCGCATCGGCTTCATCAACGGCCTTGAGCGTTACATGTATGCCAAGGTGCGTTACGAGGGCTATTGCATGGGCCTTGGCAAGGCCGGGCTTGCCTATGAGGACGCACTGGTTCGGCGCGATGCCGTGACCCGCAGGGACGGCGCCCGCGAAGGGGCCGAGTTGCTGGACCTGCCCGAGCGACCAACTGCCATTGTCTGCGCTGTCGATCTGGCCGCGCTCGGTGTCTATCGGGCCGCTGCCGACCGGCGGCTCGAGATTGGCCGCGACCTGTCGATCATTTCATACGACGGCATTGCTGAGGGAGAATATGCGATCCCGCCACTTACCAGCTTTTTCGTCGACAACCGGGCAGCGGGGGAACACCTTGCTGACCTTCTCATCAGGCGCATCCAGGGGGGCGCGCCTGAAACGCTTCGCCAGTTGGGCGAGGCGCAACTGATCGTGCGGGCATCCGATGGCCCGCCGGTCAATTGA
- a CDS encoding extracellular solute-binding protein, translated as MTLSASSKRMTGLLVGTALALGCSMVTASAEGIRFWTTEEQTPRLARQQAMAKDFEAKTGISVEVIPVTEKDLGTRATAAFAAGDLPDVIYHPLQYALPWVEAGILDGDAATEVIEKLGKDTYAPGALSMAATEDGYASVPVDGWTQMIVYRKDLFDAKGLKAPSTYADVEAAIKALHNPPEMYGFVAATKVDENFMSQVLEHVFLANGVSPVDKDGFKPLDVKKTTEVLDFYKDIVKASPPGELFWKQSRELYFAGKAAMIIWSPFILDELAGLRDDAPPTITDDPTSPELASKTGIVTNFAGPSNPGGAAWGDIRYFGITSDADIEAAEKFVEYSMNEGYTQTLSIAPEGKFPVRRGDAENPTKFIDAWSKLPVGVDRKKPLADLYPAEMIKEIVSGLDVAQRWGVKEGQLALASKMINAQVFNQIVRKYTDGVIGAEEAVASLNEELAKIK; from the coding sequence ATGACATTATCTGCAAGCAGCAAACGCATGACTGGTCTTCTGGTCGGAACGGCGCTTGCCCTTGGCTGTTCCATGGTGACCGCCTCGGCCGAAGGCATCCGCTTCTGGACGACGGAAGAGCAGACGCCGCGTCTGGCTCGGCAGCAGGCCATGGCCAAGGATTTCGAAGCAAAGACCGGTATTTCGGTCGAGGTGATCCCGGTGACGGAAAAGGATCTCGGGACGCGGGCAACGGCTGCCTTTGCCGCAGGCGATCTTCCAGATGTTATCTATCATCCCCTGCAATATGCATTGCCATGGGTGGAAGCGGGCATCCTTGATGGTGATGCCGCAACCGAGGTGATCGAGAAACTGGGTAAGGACACCTATGCGCCGGGCGCGCTGTCGATGGCGGCAACCGAGGACGGCTATGCTTCCGTGCCGGTTGATGGCTGGACGCAGATGATCGTCTATCGCAAGGATCTGTTCGATGCCAAGGGCCTCAAGGCTCCTTCCACCTATGCTGATGTGGAAGCGGCCATCAAGGCGCTGCACAATCCGCCGGAAATGTACGGCTTCGTGGCCGCCACCAAGGTGGATGAGAACTTCATGAGCCAGGTGCTGGAGCATGTCTTCCTGGCCAACGGCGTGTCCCCCGTCGACAAGGATGGCTTCAAGCCGCTTGATGTGAAGAAGACCACCGAAGTGCTCGATTTTTACAAGGACATCGTCAAGGCATCTCCTCCGGGCGAGCTGTTCTGGAAACAGTCCCGCGAGCTGTATTTTGCCGGCAAGGCCGCGATGATCATCTGGTCGCCATTCATCTTGGATGAGCTGGCCGGTCTTCGGGACGATGCCCCGCCGACCATCACCGACGATCCGACCAGTCCGGAGCTGGCGTCCAAGACGGGTATCGTCACCAACTTTGCCGGACCGTCCAATCCGGGTGGTGCTGCATGGGGTGACATCCGCTATTTCGGCATCACCTCCGATGCGGATATCGAGGCAGCCGAGAAGTTCGTCGAATATTCGATGAACGAAGGCTACACACAGACCCTGTCGATTGCGCCGGAAGGCAAGTTCCCGGTCCGTCGAGGCGATGCGGAGAATCCGACCAAGTTCATCGATGCCTGGTCGAAATTGCCGGTCGGTGTCGATCGCAAGAAGCCGCTGGCCGATCTTTATCCCGCCGAAATGATCAAGGAAATCGTCTCCGGTCTTGATGTGGCCCAGCGCTGGGGTGTCAAGGAAGGCCAGTTGGCGCTGGCGTCCAAGATGATCAACGCTCAGGTCTTTAACCAGATCGTGCGCAAATACACCGATGGTGTGATCGGAGCCGAAGAAGCGGTCGCCTCACTCAATGAGGAACTGGCTAAAATCAAATAG
- a CDS encoding error-prone DNA polymerase: MTQDLSRLVGPVSPVGSVGSAGPEGAEGYGGSATPPAKGATPQSGAVLPEQLEAMRPKTYAELCVSSNFTFLTGASHPEELVIRAAELGLDAIAITDRNSLAGVVRAYSALKELKRQCKEQADKLPEGIRLQSSQRSDPSSRQPKEAAGRGELAPPMVVKLPRLIVGARLVLSGSALHWLALPTDRAAYQRLTRLLTLGKRRAAKGECLLHFADLLQAGSGMVLIALPQAGLAHPDVEGQIRQAVAQFPGAVFLGAAPAYNGSDQAWFDACAKLAYRLAAPMVALGDVLMHHGRRRQLADVLTCLREHITIDAIGSRALPNAERRLKGAADMVQLYRRHPAAIRRASEIAMRCTFALDELSYEYPDEVAGEESPQARLERLTNEGLARRYPQGVPEKSRTVADKELALVGKLGFAAYFLTVHDIVMFARSKGILCQGRGSAANSILCFALGITDVAPETITMVFERFVSEHRGEPPDIDVDFEHERREEVIQHIYERYGRHRAGLCATVIHFRTRSAIREVGKVMGLSQDVTAALSGQIWGWSTDGVDLRRMKELGLDPSDRRLMQTIAIIAEIIGFPRHLSQHVGGFIITRGRLDELCPIENAAMEDRTIIEWDKDDIDALGILKVDILSLGMLTCIRKSFDLLKEHEGIRHTIGSVPQEDGATYDMLCVADAIGVFQVESRAQMNFLPRMRPRTFYDLVVEVAIVRPGPIQGGMVHPYINRRQGRERVWFPSKALEEVLGKTLGVPLFQEQAMQIAVVAAGFSPEEADRLRRSLATFRRMGTIHSFKERFVNGMLERGYERDFADRCFSQIEGFGEYGFPESHAAAFAMLAYVSAWLKCHHPAVFACALLNSQPMGFYAPAQIVRDAREHGIEIRPICVNNSVWDNRLERRLDGALAIRLGFRQIKGFSAEDADWIVAARGNGYPDPQSLWQRAGLRGGVMERLAEADAFVSMEMGRREALWQVKAFAALKPLPLFNDPIDGECINEPSVSLPQMHLGEEVVEDYVSMRLSLRAHPMELLRPSLPELTTNGDLMASSLKRVTVCGLVITRQRPGTASGVIFVTLEDETGVANVVVWPKVYQQFRRAVIAGRLLRVHGTLQKEGIVVHLIAERVEDLSHRLSELGHPLDDAVGITNPQADEAPRGRPGKGLVRVSSRARHPREQAKKLFPSRDFH; the protein is encoded by the coding sequence ATGACGCAGGATCTGTCCCGTCTTGTCGGCCCAGTAAGCCCAGTAGGCTCAGTAGGCTCAGCTGGCCCGGAGGGTGCTGAGGGCTATGGGGGCAGCGCGACGCCACCGGCAAAGGGGGCAACGCCGCAGTCGGGAGCCGTGTTGCCGGAGCAACTGGAGGCGATGCGTCCCAAGACCTATGCGGAACTGTGCGTGTCTTCCAATTTCACCTTTCTCACCGGTGCATCGCACCCGGAGGAGCTGGTCATTCGTGCGGCGGAGCTGGGGCTTGATGCCATCGCGATCACGGACCGCAATTCTCTGGCCGGGGTGGTGCGGGCCTACTCAGCACTCAAGGAATTGAAGCGTCAGTGCAAGGAACAGGCGGACAAGCTGCCTGAAGGCATCCGGCTGCAGTCCAGTCAGCGGAGCGATCCTTCCAGCCGCCAGCCGAAGGAGGCGGCGGGGCGGGGGGAACTGGCGCCGCCGATGGTGGTCAAGCTGCCGCGCCTGATTGTCGGGGCGCGTCTGGTGCTCAGCGGCAGCGCACTTCATTGGCTTGCGCTGCCAACGGACCGGGCTGCCTATCAGCGGCTGACGCGGCTGCTCACCCTTGGCAAAAGGCGGGCCGCTAAAGGGGAGTGTCTCCTTCATTTCGCCGACCTGCTGCAGGCCGGATCGGGGATGGTGCTGATAGCCCTGCCGCAGGCGGGGCTGGCCCACCCGGATGTCGAGGGGCAGATCCGACAGGCGGTGGCGCAGTTTCCCGGTGCCGTGTTTCTGGGAGCTGCCCCTGCCTATAATGGTTCGGATCAGGCCTGGTTTGATGCCTGCGCCAAGCTCGCCTACCGGCTGGCCGCGCCCATGGTGGCCTTGGGCGATGTGCTCATGCATCACGGGCGGCGGCGACAACTGGCCGATGTCCTGACATGCCTGAGGGAGCATATCACCATTGACGCCATCGGCTCCCGCGCCTTGCCCAATGCGGAGCGGCGGCTCAAGGGGGCGGCGGACATGGTACAGCTTTATCGCCGTCATCCGGCGGCCATTCGGCGCGCATCAGAAATAGCCATGCGCTGCACCTTCGCCCTTGATGAGCTGAGCTATGAATATCCCGACGAGGTGGCGGGTGAGGAAAGCCCGCAGGCGCGGCTTGAACGGCTGACCAACGAGGGGCTTGCTCGGCGCTATCCGCAAGGGGTGCCGGAGAAATCCCGCACAGTGGCGGACAAGGAACTGGCGCTGGTTGGCAAGCTCGGCTTTGCGGCCTATTTTCTGACGGTGCATGACATCGTGATGTTTGCCCGCAGCAAGGGGATTCTCTGTCAGGGGCGCGGCTCGGCCGCCAACTCCATCCTCTGTTTTGCCCTTGGCATCACCGATGTGGCGCCGGAAACCATCACCATGGTGTTCGAGCGCTTCGTCTCGGAACATCGTGGCGAGCCGCCCGATATCGATGTGGACTTCGAGCACGAGCGGCGTGAAGAGGTGATCCAGCATATCTATGAGCGCTATGGCCGTCACCGTGCCGGGTTGTGTGCCACGGTCATTCATTTTCGCACCCGTTCGGCCATCCGCGAGGTGGGCAAGGTGATGGGGCTGTCGCAGGATGTGACGGCGGCGCTGTCGGGCCAGATCTGGGGCTGGTCGACCGACGGGGTCGATCTCAGGCGCATGAAGGAGCTGGGGCTGGATCCGTCGGACCGGCGGCTGATGCAGACGATTGCCATCATCGCCGAAATCATCGGTTTCCCGCGTCACCTCTCCCAGCATGTGGGCGGTTTCATCATTACGCGCGGGCGGCTCGATGAACTGTGCCCGATCGAGAATGCGGCGATGGAAGATCGCACGATCATCGAATGGGACAAGGATGACATCGATGCGTTGGGCATTCTCAAGGTGGATATTCTGAGCCTTGGTATGCTGACCTGCATCCGCAAGAGCTTCGATCTGCTCAAGGAGCATGAGGGTATTCGCCACACCATCGGCTCGGTGCCGCAGGAGGACGGGGCGACCTATGACATGCTGTGCGTGGCCGATGCAATAGGGGTGTTTCAGGTGGAAAGCCGGGCGCAGATGAATTTTCTGCCACGGATGCGGCCGCGCACCTTCTACGATCTGGTGGTTGAGGTGGCGATTGTCCGGCCCGGCCCCATTCAGGGCGGGATGGTGCATCCCTATATCAACCGGCGACAGGGGCGCGAGCGGGTCTGGTTTCCTTCCAAGGCACTGGAAGAGGTGCTGGGCAAGACCCTCGGTGTGCCGCTGTTTCAGGAACAGGCGATGCAGATCGCCGTGGTGGCGGCAGGCTTCAGCCCCGAGGAGGCCGACCGGCTGCGGCGTTCGCTTGCCACTTTCCGCCGGATGGGCACCATACACAGCTTCAAGGAGCGATTTGTGAACGGCATGCTGGAGCGCGGCTATGAGCGGGATTTTGCCGATCGCTGCTTTTCCCAGATCGAGGGCTTTGGCGAGTATGGCTTTCCGGAGAGCCATGCGGCAGCCTTTGCCATGCTGGCCTATGTGTCGGCCTGGCTCAAGTGCCATCATCCGGCGGTGTTCGCCTGCGCGCTGCTCAACTCCCAGCCGATGGGCTTTTATGCCCCGGCGCAGATTGTGCGCGATGCGCGTGAGCATGGCATCGAGATCCGGCCCATCTGTGTCAACAACAGTGTCTGGGACAACAGGCTGGAGCGGCGGCTGGACGGGGCGCTGGCGATCCGGCTCGGCTTCCGCCAGATCAAGGGCTTCTCGGCCGAGGATGCGGACTGGATCGTGGCGGCTCGCGGCAATGGCTATCCGGATCCGCAGAGCCTCTGGCAACGGGCGGGTCTCAGGGGCGGGGTGATGGAACGGCTGGCCGAGGCCGACGCCTTTGTCAGCATGGAGATGGGACGGCGCGAGGCGCTCTGGCAGGTCAAGGCCTTTGCCGCGCTCAAGCCTCTGCCGCTGTTCAACGATCCGATTGACGGCGAGTGCATCAACGAGCCTTCGGTGTCCCTGCCGCAGATGCATCTGGGCGAGGAGGTGGTGGAGGATTATGTCTCCATGCGCCTGTCGCTGCGCGCCCACCCGATGGAGCTGTTGCGCCCGTCGCTGCCGGAGCTGACCACCAATGGCGATCTGATGGCCTCATCGCTCAAGCGCGTTACCGTGTGCGGGCTGGTGATCACCCGCCAGAGGCCCGGCACGGCTTCGGGGGTCATCTTCGTGACGCTGGAGGACGAGACCGGGGTCGCCAATGTCGTTGTCTGGCCCAAGGTCTACCAGCAGTTCCGGCGGGCGGTGATTGCCGGGCGGCTGTTGCGTGTGCATGGCACGCTGCAGAAGGAAGGCATTGTGGTGCACCTGATCGCCGAGCGGGTCGAGGACCTGTCGCACCGGCTCTCCGAGCTGGGGCATCCGCTTGATGACGCGGTCGGCATCACCAATCCGCAGGCCGATGAAGCGCCGCGCGGCCGTCCGGGCAAGGGGCTGGTGCGGGTTTCTTCCCGGGCCCGTCACCCGCGCGAGCAGGCCAAGAAGCTGTTTCCCAGCCGCGATTTTCACTAG